A part of Botrytis cinerea B05.10 chromosome 2, complete sequence genomic DNA contains:
- the Bcrrp6 gene encoding Bcrrp6, producing the protein MMAEDTQDFKSLQDEVQAALVSTVKTAGYIASEDLGFHRSLNPEVGSALDEQNARLLALANQLLKSAASVSGIQVPNLEDVDDVDNNWRGVVDVVDSLLEKTDTCLDEYTGIIKRKQVEETSATMKPQKRSLDNSLRTQNLVKPQLAFEVKPDNEDTSPWLPLLKTKPHAKVSLEDSLGMITNEYDQKQYKHPYETEILQLQYPSAMYEKAEPIKYLPVESTSATFVDTYEGVLEMLEELKGATEIAVDLEHHDTRSYVGLVSLMQVSTREKDWIVDTLKPWRQQLQVLNEVFADPNIIKVFHGAYMDIVWLQRDLGLYVVGLFDTHYACRRLGFAGGSLAFLLKKYIDFDADKKYQLADWRIRPLPEEMFFYARADTHFLLYIFDNLRNELLDAPDVETPDAETPAATSMDIVLQKSKETSLLRYERQLYNAESGKGPGGWFSLIYKTPALLSSEQFSVFKAVHAWRDQIARKDDDSINFVMSNSVVVNLAKFMPMDMIALLSIIRPISHSVKSRTGELLEVIKAAKENGKDGPKSIDVLRKSPDSVATPKSNTGAKSTSQKLSKLDVTPVDKTELTTETSSFWGGAFGSSIWEPSNTTPDQDSMRLAIPLPQLSEEVFAETSTPLTDRSRMIMPEVQTPVETPTPSKVKDEPFVLKRGSKRKSETITDPDEDQKATGDYDISLDYTSSAEAERRRAKSARMEERRLRKQQKKEAAQELKAATQERKAEEEEPEHQEVEEDSEKSEVEQADEEQEEEEEDFDYSKADSVLNPKKDKKDKGGKGGKGKKEKKPFDPYQKSSNAEKGMRRVQNGERGGRSATFKK; encoded by the exons ATGATGGCAGAAGATACACAGGATTTCAAGTCCTTGCAAGATGAAGTTCAAGCTGCACTCGTATCAACGGTCAAAACCGCCGGTTATATAGCATCAGAAGATCTCGGCTTTCATCGATCATTAAATCCTGAAGTGGGAAGTGCTCTCGACGAACAGAACGCGCGCTTGCTCGCACTTGCCAACCAGTTGCTCAAGTCTGCAGCTTCCGTCTCAGGTATCCAGGTCCCAAATTTGGAAGATGTCGACGACGTTGATAACAATTGGCGCGGCGTTGTGGATGTTGTGGATTCCTTGCTCGAAAAAACGGATACTTGCCTCGACGAATACACTGGAATTATCAAAAGGAAACAGGTGGAAGAG ACTTCTGCGACAATGAAACCCCAGAAACGATCCCTCGACAATTCGCTCCGCACACAAAACCTTGTGAAGCCACAACTCGCATTCGAGGTCAAACCTGACAATGAGGATACATCGCCGTGGCTACCTCTTCTTAAGACCAAACCGCATGCGAAAGTGTCATTAGAGGATAGTCTTGGAATGATTACAAACGAATACGACCAGAAACA GTACAAACATCCTTATGAAACAGAAATCCTACAATTACAATACCCGAGCGCTATGTACGAGAAGGCAGAACCAATAAAATATCTACCCGTTGAAAGCACATCTGCGACATTTGTTGATACCTACGAGGGTGTTTTGGAGATGCTGGAGGAGCTCAAAGGCGCTACGGAAATCGCGGTCGACTTGGAACATCATGATACTCGTTCATATGTTGGCCTTGTATCTTTAATGCAAGTCAGTACTCGCGAAAAGGATTGGATTGTCGATACTCTCAAGCCATGGAGACAACAGCTTCAAGTACTTAATGAAGTTTTCGCCGATCCAAATATAATCAAG GTTTTTCATGGTGCTTATATGGATATTGTATGGCTCCAACGCGATCTTGGCCTATATGTAGTTGGCTTATTCGACACACACTATGCGTGCAGAAGGTTAGGATTTGCTGGAGGAAGCTTAGCTTTCTTATTGAAGAAGTATATTGATTTCGACGCCGACAAGAAATATCAACTAGCAGATTGGCGAATTAG GCCACTCCCCGAAGAGATGTTCTTCTACGCTAGAGCTGACAcacattttcttctttacatttttgataatttaCGGAATGAACTACTCGACGCACCTGATGTTGAAACGCCTGATGCTGAGACGCCTGCAGCAACTTCAATGGATATAGTCTTGCAAAAGTCCAAGGAGACTTCGTTACTTCGGTATGAGCGACAGCTATACAATGCAGAATCTGGAAAAGGGCCAGGAGGATGGTTCTCGCTAATTTACAAAACGCCTGCTCTGTTAAGTAGCGAGCAATTCTCAGTCTTTAAAGCTGTACACGCCTGGAGAGATCAGATAGCAAGAAAGGATGATGATAGCATTAATTTCGTCATGTCGAACTCGGTTGTTGTCAATTTAGCCAAATTCATGCCCATGGATATGATAGCCTTACTTAGTATCATTCGACCAATATCCCACAGCGTAAAATCGCGTACCGGAGAACTCTTGGAAGTTATCAAGGCGGCAAAGGAGAACGGAAAGGATGGTCCAAAATCGATAGATGTCCTCAGAAAATCACCGGATTCTGTCGCTACTCCAAAATCGAATACTGGAGCCAAATCCACATCGCAAAAGCTATCTAAACTCGACGTTACACCGGTAGACAAAACCGAACTTACAACAGAGACATCCTCTTTTTGGGGAGGTGCATTCGGAAGTAGCATATGGGAACCTTCAAACACAACTCCGGATCAAGATAGCATGAGACTCGCAATCCCCTTACCCCAGCTCTCAGAAGAAGTTTTCGCCGAAACGAGTACACCTCTTACCGATCGATCCCGTATGATCATGCCCGAAGTTCAAACGCCTGTCGAAACACCCACACCTAGTAAAGTAAAAGATGAACCATTTGTTTTGAAGCGAGGCTCGAAGAGAAAGAGCGAAACTATCACCGATCCTGATGAAGACCAGAAGGCTACCGGTGATTATGACATTTCTCTCGACTATACCTCCTCCGCCGAAGCCGAAAGGCGTCGAGCTAAATCTGCAAGAATGGAGGAGAGACGATTGAGAAAACaacagaagaaagaagcagCTCAGGAACTCAAAGCAGCGACACAAGAACGTaaagcagaagaagaggaaccCGAACATcaagaagtagaagaagaTTCGGAGAAATCGGAAGTAGAACAAGCAGacgaagaacaagaagaagaggaagaggatttCGATTATAGTAAAGCGGATTCGGTACTTAATCCCAAAAAGGATAAGAAAGACAAAGGTGGAAAgggtggaaagggaaagaaagaaaagaaaccatTTGATCCATATCAGAAGAGTAGTAATGCAGAGAAGGGAATGAGGAGAGTGcagaatggagagagagggggacGGAGCGCGACCTTTAAGAAGTGA
- the Bcgpi1 gene encoding Bcgpi1, whose protein sequence is MPDHDGLMRIFWPRDIPRSDSPGVIVGWRNSGLDIFVVAILEDVDARNVENALKVGTLFRNASHPIERIYELCGQSSLQVLGLTNSPEAEVDNLQIRATTGSAYKLPQISCARASTNQIVVFDRPQPNRMQYISLKPISLALDDKAEMAFHAPGSVDAEEERGELRQRKRTQELVEKLKYHSVVEHPPSQKELALPRIVNQINCAWEVHQLLQKNISLVGARSRRSLSVSERVVESATTMRDFVLLTIWQLITLYIYPIIRRGFVVGLLCHRFAAEALLLILEWRAKPDYAALKDISATAQQVEIRLQQFCYWPMQYVTLRRSKRDWGSVTTSHPDYIRFYNSLWLVANDVIIGIALGSYIIDNSAWVAETISDILSTYSIAALQRTINWLMDWPAGLKLNTELAAFLGDLFLWVIEHWSSCIEALHPILPHVIWVVGFSSFAGASMPIALFSDLLTILTLHIYSFYMASARIFNWQYTILLSLFQLFRGKKHNVLRKRIDSCDYDLDQLLLGTILFTLLFFLLPTVVVFYLAFACARMAIISLKATLDALLTCLNHFPLFALMLRLKDSQRLPGGIRFELRDAQQLASQIPNTPSSPPTSYIYLKSVPLTFRAMFHQYFQLGHRIRKHYASARVLLCLATGKFVPPIHRKNLYSLQYSMLPARRAGIMDMWYALTTNSDEGKEKRRGSAGWLNGGVASLAKGNGNLRRGNGYMARRGGH, encoded by the exons ATGCCCGAtcatgatggattgatgaggATTTTCTGGCCGAGGGATATACCAAGGAGCGATTCACCTGGAGTTATAGTTGGCTGGAGGAACTCTGGCCTTGATATTTTTGTGGTTGCGATCTTGGAAGATGTTGAC GCGCGCAATGTAGAGAATGCGTTGAAGGTCGGAACTCTGTTCCGAAATGCCAGTCATCCTATCGAGAGAATATATGAGTTATGTGGACAGTCTTCACTACAGGTATTGGGCTTGACAAATTCACCAGAAGCAGAAGTCGATAATCTTCAAATCCGCGCAACTACAGGGTCAGCATACAAATTACCTCAAATATCTTGTGCTCGAGCATCAACGAATCAAATAGTCGTCTTTGATCGACCTCAGCCTAATAGGATGCAATACATATCTCTAAAGCCAATATCTTTGGCATTGGATGACAAGGCTGAAATGGCATTTCATGCACCAGGCAGTGTTGATGCGGAGGAAGAACGAGGAGAATTAAGACAGAGGAAAAGGACCCAGGAACTAGTCGAAAAGCTGAAGTACCACTCAGTCGTTGAACATCCGCCATCACAAAAAGAGCTCGCCTTGCCAAGGATagtcaatcaaatcaattgtgCTTGGGAGGTCCATCAATTATTACAGAAAAATATTTCGCTAGTTGGAGCTCGGTCAAGGAGAAGTCTGAGCGTGTCGGAAAGGGTAGTGGAATCAGCGACAACGATGCGTGATTTCGTTCTTTTGACAATATGGCAACTCATCACTCTCTACATATATCCTATCATCAGACGTGGATTTGTCGTTGGTCTCCTATGTCATAGATTTGCTGCTGAAGCTTTACTCTTGATTTTAGAGTGGAGAGCTAAACCAGATTATGCAGCCTTGAAAGATATCTCCGCAACTGCACAGCAAGTGGAGATACGCTTGCAACAATTCTGCTATTGGCCTATGCAATATGTCACACTTCGAAGAAGTAAAAGAGACTGGGGTAGTGTGACGACAAGTCATCCGGACTACATAAGGTTTTATAATAGCCTTTGGCTAGTTGCTAATGATGTGATAATTGGAATTGCATTGGGGTCCTATATTATTGACAATTCCGCCTGGGTAGCAGAAACTATCAGTGATATCCTAAGCACTTATTCTATAGCTGCTCTACAAAGGACGATAAATTGGCTCATGGATTGGCCAGCTGGCTTAAAACTCAATACTGAACTGGCTGCCTTTCTTGGTGATTTGTTCTTATGGGTCATCGAACATTGGTCAA GCTGTATTGAAGCTTTGCATCCAATACTGCCCCATGTTATATGGGTCGTTGGTTTTTCTAGTTTTGCTGGAGCCAGCATGCCAATCGCCCTTTTCTCTGACTTGCTCACAATTCTAACACTTCACATCTACTCGTTTTACATGGCTTCTGCACGTATATTCAATTGGCAGTATACAATCCTCCTCTCTTTATTTCAACTATTTCGAGGCAAGAAGCATAATGTTCTTCGAAAACGTATCGATTCTTGCGATTATGATCTCGATCAACTATTGCTAGGCACGATTTTATTCACACtactcttctttctcttgccTACAGTAGTTGTATTCTACTTGGCATTTGCATGTGCACGAATGGCAATCATCTCATTAAAGGCCACTTTAGATGCTTTACTTACATGCTTGAATCATTTCCCACTTTTTGCATTGATGTTGCGACTCAAAGATTCACAACGATTGCCAG GTGGCATACGATTTGAACTTCGAGATGCTCAACAACTAGCGAGCCAAATACCCAAcactccatcttctccaccaacatcttatatatatctcaaa TCCGTCCCCCTCACTTTCCGTGCCATGTTCCACCAATATTTCCAACTCGGGCATCGTATCCGTAAACACTACGCTTCGGCTCGTGTTCTTCTTTGTCTCGCGACCGGCAAATTCGTTCCACCTATACATCGGAAAAATCTTTATTCGCTTCAATACAGCATGTTACCAGCTCGTCGAGCAGGTATTATGGATATGTGGTATGCATTGACGACCAATTCTGAtgagggaaaggagaagaggagaggcaGTGCTGGGTGGTTGAATGGTGGTGTGGCCAGTTTGGCCAAAGGGAATGGAAATCTGAGAAGAGGGAATGGGTATATGGCTAGAAGGGGTGGACATTAG